The Clostridioides sp. ES-S-0010-02 genome window below encodes:
- a CDS encoding gamma-glutamyl-gamma-aminobutyrate hydrolase family protein, which produces MKKVIKKKYPVIGISGNLLIDEGGMFPGYERAYVNNDYIQSVAMCKAIPYIVPIVYDDEIIKEQVSNIDGLILSGGQDVNPLIWKEEPHNKLGAISPKRDVFDMKLLKYALDMKKPVLGICRGEQIINVAEGGSLYQDLSLIEGAYIKHNQQHLSNIPTHTAQIKEGTKLYEILGEQEILVNSFHHLVVNKVAPGYIVSATAKDGLIEAIEKDGNEFVIGIQWHPEMMTKDCDNMKKIFMAIVKEASKEK; this is translated from the coding sequence GTGAAGAAAGTGATTAAAAAGAAATATCCAGTAATAGGAATATCAGGAAACTTATTAATTGATGAAGGGGGGATGTTTCCTGGTTATGAAAGGGCTTATGTAAATAATGACTATATACAGTCAGTAGCTATGTGTAAAGCTATACCATATATTGTACCAATTGTATATGATGATGAGATTATAAAGGAACAAGTATCAAATATAGATGGACTTATACTATCAGGAGGACAAGATGTAAATCCTCTTATATGGAAGGAGGAACCTCATAATAAGCTAGGTGCAATATCACCTAAAAGAGATGTTTTTGATATGAAGTTATTAAAGTATGCTTTAGATATGAAAAAACCAGTGTTAGGTATATGTAGAGGTGAACAAATTATAAATGTAGCTGAGGGAGGGAGTTTATATCAAGATTTATCTTTAATTGAAGGAGCTTACATAAAACATAATCAGCAACATTTATCTAATATACCTACACATACAGCACAGATAAAAGAGGGTACAAAGTTGTATGAAATATTAGGAGAACAAGAAATCCTAGTTAATAGTTTCCATCATTTAGTTGTCAATAAGGTAGCTCCAGGATATATTGTTTCAGCTACTGCTAAAGATGGTTTAATTGAAGCTATAGAAAAGGATGGGAATGAGTTTGTAATAGGCATACAATGGCATCCAGAAATGATGACTAAGGATTGTGATAATATGAAAAAAATATTTATGGCGATAGTTAAAGAAGCATCTAAAGAAAAATAA
- a CDS encoding amino acid permease, protein MKKSVKLGFWSIVLLGINAIIGSGIFGLPGDAYTSIGPASILVLVFCMFLAVSIALCFAEAGSWFDTDGGPYLYAKEAFGDFIGFEVGFMKWIVSMIAWATMANFFAVTLSSIWPQAAEPLIKNIIIGILVGGLGLINFMGMKQSKHLNNIMTIGKLLPIVLFIAVGLFFIKGSNFTPFIIIQKGQSTSSAFVAVSITLFYAFTGFESLAVAAKDMENPKKNVPKALVMVMFVVSVIYMLILGISIGVLGDGLRGSATPVADAAIKMLGPIGGYIITIGTIVSVGGINIASSIFTPRSAAALVEQGLMPKSIRKTNKNGAPYIAIIVSVIGTLLIAWSGSFTTLSQISVVSRFIQYIPTCLAVLILRKKYAGKDINFRIPGGVIIPIFAVAISIVLLIKAGIDEPMKIVWGLGGMVIVVPIYFYMTNVYSKKYNDIEVK, encoded by the coding sequence ATGAAAAAAAGTGTTAAGTTAGGTTTCTGGAGTATTGTATTATTAGGGATTAATGCAATAATAGGGTCAGGTATATTTGGCTTACCTGGAGATGCATATACAAGTATAGGTCCAGCGAGTATCTTAGTATTAGTTTTTTGTATGTTTTTAGCTGTCTCTATTGCTTTATGTTTTGCTGAAGCAGGGAGTTGGTTTGATACTGATGGAGGGCCGTATCTTTATGCAAAAGAGGCCTTTGGAGATTTTATTGGGTTTGAAGTTGGATTTATGAAGTGGATAGTTAGTATGATTGCTTGGGCAACTATGGCAAACTTTTTTGCAGTCACACTATCATCTATATGGCCTCAAGCAGCAGAGCCACTTATTAAAAATATAATAATTGGTATATTAGTTGGAGGGCTTGGGCTTATAAATTTTATGGGAATGAAGCAATCTAAGCATTTAAACAATATAATGACTATAGGAAAATTATTACCAATAGTTTTATTTATAGCTGTAGGTTTATTTTTTATAAAAGGCTCTAATTTTACGCCATTTATAATAATACAAAAAGGTCAAAGTACATCATCAGCTTTTGTAGCAGTATCAATAACTTTATTTTATGCTTTTACGGGGTTTGAATCTTTAGCTGTTGCAGCAAAAGATATGGAAAATCCTAAGAAAAATGTACCTAAGGCATTAGTAATGGTAATGTTTGTAGTATCAGTAATATATATGCTTATATTGGGGATAAGTATAGGTGTATTGGGAGATGGATTAAGAGGGTCAGCGACTCCTGTTGCAGATGCTGCTATTAAAATGTTAGGTCCTATAGGTGGATATATAATTACAATAGGGACTATAGTATCTGTTGGAGGAATAAATATTGCATCATCTATATTTACACCAAGGTCTGCGGCTGCTTTGGTCGAGCAAGGATTAATGCCTAAGTCTATAAGAAAAACTAATAAAAATGGAGCTCCATATATAGCAATTATAGTTTCTGTTATAGGAACTTTATTAATAGCATGGTCAGGGTCATTTACAACACTATCTCAAATAAGTGTTGTATCTAGATTTATTCAATATATTCCTACCTGTCTAGCTGTATTAATATTAAGGAAGAAGTATGCTGGTAAAGACATAAACTTTAGGATACCTGGAGGAGTGATTATACCAATATTTGCAGTAGCTATAAGTATAGTATTATTGATAAAAGCAGGTATTGATGAACCAATGAAGATAGTTTGGGGACTAGGTGGTATGGTAATTGTAGTTCCTATATATTTCTATATGACTAATGTATATTCAAAAAAATATAATGATATTGAAGTCAAGTAA